One Streptomyces sp. NBC_01237 genomic region harbors:
- the rplX gene encoding 50S ribosomal protein L24 — MKIKKGDLVQVITGKDKGKQGKVIVAYPAQDRVLVEGVNRVKKHTKAGQTARGSQTGGIVTTEAPVHVSNVQLVVEKDGNKVVTRVGYRFDDEGNKIRVAKRTGEDI; from the coding sequence ATGAAGATCAAGAAGGGCGACCTGGTTCAGGTCATCACCGGTAAGGACAAGGGCAAGCAGGGCAAGGTCATCGTTGCCTACCCTGCTCAGGACCGCGTCCTCGTCGAGGGTGTCAACCGGGTCAAGAAGCACACGAAGGCCGGTCAGACCGCTCGCGGTTCGCAGACCGGTGGCATTGTGACGACCGAGGCTCCCGTCCACGTCAGCAACGTGCAGCTGGTTGTTGAGAAGGACGGCAACAAGGTCGTTACTCGCGTCGGTTACCGTTTTGACGACGAGGGCAACAAGATCCGCGTTGCCAAGCGCACCGGTGAGGACATCTGA
- the rplE gene encoding 50S ribosomal protein L5 has product MTTTTAPRLKTRYREEIAGKLREEFSYENVMQVPGLVKIVVNMGVGDAARDSKLIDGAVKDLTTITGQKPAVTKARKSIAQFKLREGQPIGCHVTLRGDRMWEFLDRTLSLALPRIRDFRGLSPKQFDGRGNYTFGLTEQVMFHEIDQDKIDRVRGMDITVVTTATNDDEGRALLRHLGFPFKEN; this is encoded by the coding sequence ATGACTACCACCACTGCGCCGCGTCTCAAGACGCGCTACCGCGAGGAAATCGCCGGCAAGCTGCGTGAGGAGTTCTCGTACGAGAACGTCATGCAGGTTCCCGGTCTGGTCAAGATCGTGGTCAACATGGGTGTGGGCGACGCCGCCCGCGACTCCAAGCTGATCGACGGGGCCGTCAAGGACCTCACCACGATCACCGGTCAGAAGCCGGCCGTCACCAAGGCCCGCAAGTCCATCGCGCAGTTCAAGCTGCGCGAGGGCCAGCCCATCGGCTGCCACGTCACCCTCCGCGGTGACCGGATGTGGGAGTTCCTGGACCGTACGCTGTCGCTCGCGCTGCCGCGTATCCGTGACTTCCGCGGCCTGTCGCCCAAGCAGTTCGACGGCCGTGGCAACTACACCTTCGGTCTCACGGAGCAGGTCATGTTCCACGAGATCGACCAGGACAAGATCGACCGGGTCCGGGGCATGGACATCACCGTGGTCACCACGGCGACCAACGACGACGAGGGTCGTGCCCTCCTTCGTCACCTCGGCTTCCCGTTCAAGGAGAACTGA
- a CDS encoding type Z 30S ribosomal protein S14 produces the protein MAKKALIAKAARKPKFGVRGYTRCQRCGRPHSVYRKFGLCRVCLREMAHRGELPGVTKSSW, from the coding sequence GTGGCGAAGAAGGCTCTGATCGCTAAGGCCGCCCGCAAGCCGAAGTTCGGCGTTCGCGGGTACACCCGCTGCCAGCGCTGCGGCCGGCCCCACTCCGTCTACCGCAAGTTCGGCCTGTGCCGCGTGTGCCTTCGTGAGATGGCTCACCGTGGCGAGCTGCCGGGCGTGACCAAGAGCTCCTGGTAA